A genomic window from Salvia miltiorrhiza cultivar Shanhuang (shh) chromosome 5, IMPLAD_Smil_shh, whole genome shotgun sequence includes:
- the LOC131024551 gene encoding 3-oxoacyl-[acyl-carrier-protein] synthase I, chloroplastic-like translates to MWSIVCASSSTLLTQSTNPYSHSNALPTQPSHSKLFLTTSARRGKIKSMQISPKRETDPKKRIVITGMGLVSVFGSDIDTYYNKLLDGVSGITPIDRFDTSDFSVKIAGQIRDFSSEGYINAKDDRRLDDCWRYCLVAGKKALEDATLGKQLLADTAMDKTRMGVLVGSAMGGFTSFNNGVEALVLKGHKKITPFFIPYAIANMGSALLAIDTGFMGPTYSIAAACATSNHCFIAAANHIRQGEADVMVAGATNATITPLGLGGLIACIAVSKRNNEPHKASRPWDRNRDGLVVGEGAGVLIMESMEHAMKRGAKVYAEYLGGATTVDAHHITEPRPDGLVAASTIIKALEDAGVAAQEINYVNAHGTSTYAYDLAEVRAIKNVFRNTSHMKMNSTKSIIGHALGATGALDAIATIKAINTGWLHPTLNQDELEAEVTIDTVPNVKKQHQVNVAISNSFGLGGQNSVVVFAPFSP, encoded by the exons ATGTGGAGCATTGTGTGCGCATCTTCTTCTACTTTGCTTACTCAATCAACAAACCCTTACAGTCACAGCAATGCCCTCCCAACCCAGCCATCGCACTCTAAGCTGTTCCTTACAACTTCAG CAAGACGTGGGAAGATCAAATCAATGCAGATTTCTCCAAAGAGAGAAACTGATCCCAAGAAAAGGATAGTGATAACTGGAATGGGCCTTGTTTCTGTTTTCGGAAGTGACATCGACACTTACTACAACAAACTGCTTGATGGAGTGAGCGGTATCACTCCCATTGACAGATTTGATACATCAGATTTCTCTGTTAAGATCGCGGGTCAGATTCGCGACTTCTCTTCTGAGGGATACATCAACGCCAAGGATGATCGTCGTCTCGATGATTGCTGGAGATATTGTTTGGTTGCAGGCAAAAAGGCTCTTGAGGATGCCACCCTTGGCAAACAACTACTTGCTGATACAGCT ATGGACAAGACGAGAATGGGAGTGTTGGTGGGATCAGCAATGGGGGGCTTCACGTCTTTCAATAATGGAGTCGAAGCCTTAGTTCTAAAGGGGCATAAGAAGATAACTCCATTTTTCATTCCGTATGCAATAGCAAACATGGGGTCTGCGCTGCTGGCCATAGACACCGGCTTCATGGGGCCCACTTACTCCATTGCAGCAGCTTGTGCAACTTCAAACCACTGCTTCATCGCCGCTGCCAACCACATTAGACAAGGTGAGGCAGATGTGATGGTGGCCGGTGCAACGAATGCTACAATCACTCCACTCGGACTAGGAGGTTTGATAGCCTGCATAGCCGTGTCTAAGAGAAACAACGAACCACACAAGGCATCGAGGCCATGGGACAGAAACCGCGATGGTTTGGTCGTGGGAGAAGGTGCTGGTGTGTTG ATAATGGAGAGCATGGAGCATGCCATGAAAAGAGGAGCCAAGGTTTATGCAGAGTATTTGGGAGGTGCAACTACCGTTGATGCTCATCACATTACAGAGCCACGCCCTGATGGCCTTGTCGCCGCATCAACCATAATCAAGGCTTTGGAAGATGCTGGAGTCGCTGCTCAAGAG ATTAACTATGTGAATGCTCATGGAACATCAACCTATGCCTACGATTTGGCTGAGGTTAGAGCCATCAAGAACGTATTCAGAAACACCTCTCACATGAAGATGAATTCCACAAag TCAATTATCGGGCACGCACTCGGAGCGACCGGTGCGTTGGATGCAATAGCGACGATTAAAGCAATCAACACTGGCTGGTTGCACCCTACACTCAACCAAGAT GAGTTGGAGGCTGAAGTCACCATTGACACTGTCCCAAATGTAAAGAAACAGCATCAAGTGAATGTTG CCATATCCAACTCATTTGGCCTTGGAGGCCAGAACTCAGTTGTTGTATTTGCGCCCTTCAGCCCATAA
- the LOC131024556 gene encoding LOW QUALITY PROTEIN: (-)-isopiperitenol/(-)-carveol dehydrogenase, mitochondrial-like (The sequence of the model RefSeq protein was modified relative to this genomic sequence to represent the inferred CDS: deleted 1 base in 1 codon), translating into MANNLLNKKKLEGKVAIVTGGASGIGEATARLFAEYGARAVVIADIQSEKGHAVAESIGLQRCSYIHCDVAVEEQVVAMIEWTAATYGGVDIMFSNAGISSSSAQSVLELDLAEFDRVMRVNARGMAVCVKQAARKMVELRTGGAIICTASTAAEKGGANLTDYVMSKRAVLGLMRSASMELGLHGIRVNSVSPGGVLTPIVANHGILTAADMENYVGPFTSLKGVTLKAENVAEAAAFLASDEAAFVTGVDLAVDGGMICMPFDVIKSN; encoded by the exons atggcAAACAATTTACTCAATAAGAAAAAGCTTGAAGGCAAGGTCGCCATCGTAACCGGCGGCGCCAGCGGCATAGGCGAGGCCACCGCTCGACTCTTTGCCGAATACGGCGCACGAGCGGTGGTGATCGCCGATATCCAATCCGAGAAGGGCCACGCCGTGGCCGAATCCATCGGCCTGCAGCGATGCAGCTACATCCACTGCGACGTCGCCGTCGAGGAACAGGTCGTGGCCATGATAGAATGGACCGCCGCAACCTACGGCGGCGTCGACATAATGTTCAGCAACGCCGGCATCTCCAGCAGCTCCGCTCAAAGTGTCCTGGAGTTGGACTTGGCGGAGTTCGATCGCGTGATGCGTGTGAACGCGCGAGGGATGGCCGTGTGCGTGAAGCAGGCGGCGCGTAAGATGGTGGAGCTGAGAACCGGAGGCGCTATTATCTGCACCGCCAGTACGGCGGCGGAGAAGGGCGGAGCTAACCTGACGGACTATGTGATGTCGAAGCGCGCGGTGTTGGGGCTCATGCGGTCGGCGAGCATGGAGCTTGGGCTGCACGGAATTAGGGTTAACAGCGTATCGCCG GGGGGGGTGCTGACGCCGATAGTCGCCAATCATGGGATTCTGACGGCTGCTGATATGGAGAATTATGTTGGGCCTTTCACTAGCTTGAAAGGGGTGACGCTGAAGGCAGAGAATGTGGCGGAAGCAGCGGCATTTCTGGCTTCGGATGAGGCGGCGTTTGTGACGGGGGTCGATTTGGCGGTGGATGGTGGGATGATTTGCATGCCATTTGACGTCATAAAATCGAACTAA